A genomic region of Pseudocalidococcus azoricus BACA0444 contains the following coding sequences:
- a CDS encoding Fur family transcriptional regulator yields MLSSPSPATSEPIRSLDGAIERCQALGMRLSRQRRAILELLWECQEHLSARQIYDRLNRQGKDIGHTSVYQNLEALSEQGIIECVERADGRLYGNISDTHSHVNCLDTDKILDVHVQLPPELLATIEAKTGVKITSYRIDFYGYELAS; encoded by the coding sequence GTGTTAAGTTCTCCCTCTCCGGCCACCTCTGAACCAATCCGCTCCCTAGATGGGGCTATTGAACGCTGCCAGGCCTTAGGAATGCGCTTAAGTCGGCAACGGCGGGCAATTTTAGAACTGCTCTGGGAGTGCCAAGAACATCTCTCGGCCCGGCAAATTTATGATCGCCTCAATCGGCAGGGGAAGGATATTGGCCACACCTCGGTTTATCAAAATCTAGAAGCACTCTCTGAACAGGGGATTATTGAATGTGTGGAGCGGGCTGATGGGCGATTGTACGGCAATATTAGTGATACCCACAGCCATGTCAATTGCTTAGATACGGACAAAATCCTCGATGTCCATGTGCAACTCCCACCAGAACTCCTCGCTACTATTGAGGCCAAAACGGGGGTTAAAATCACCAGTTACCGGATTGATTTTTACGGTTACGAGTTAGCCAGTTAG
- the pyrR gene encoding bifunctional pyr operon transcriptional regulator/uracil phosphoribosyltransferase PyrR yields MATETIEILGADDLRRTLTRLACQIIEKAKGRLGDVVLLGIHTRGIPLAHQLARQIAQLESITLPVGELDITFYRDDLDRIGPRTPQRTQIPVDLSGKLVILVDDVIFSGRTIRAALNAVHDYGRPQLTWLLVLVDRGHRELPIHPDFIGKTLPTAREEAVKVWLQSTDDRDAVELIKP; encoded by the coding sequence ATGGCAACCGAAACGATTGAAATCCTTGGTGCTGATGATCTCCGCCGCACATTAACCCGCTTGGCCTGCCAAATTATTGAGAAAGCCAAGGGACGCTTGGGGGATGTCGTGCTCTTGGGGATTCATACTCGCGGAATTCCCTTAGCCCACCAGTTAGCCCGTCAAATCGCACAATTAGAAAGCATAACCCTGCCCGTGGGAGAACTGGATATTACCTTTTACCGAGATGATTTAGATCGAATTGGCCCTCGCACCCCCCAACGCACCCAAATTCCTGTAGATTTATCCGGTAAATTAGTCATCCTGGTTGATGATGTGATCTTTAGTGGCCGGACGATTCGGGCTGCCTTAAATGCAGTTCATGATTATGGGCGACCCCAGTTAACTTGGTTGCTGGTGTTGGTGGATCGGGGACATCGGGAGTTACCCATCCATCCAGACTTTATCGGCAAAACCTTACCCACAGCACGGGAGGAAGCGGTCAAAGTTTGGCTCCAATCTACCGATGATCGTGATGCCGTTGAATTAATCAAGCCTTGA
- a CDS encoding SDR family oxidoreductase, giving the protein MDASSVKRKILVIGASRGIGAAVAEYFVQRGDDVVCISRSQSTVGRWIQGDISTATGITSVVAEIGNTPVDALLFMGGTWEQQAFTNQYDFIHSPDAETRYVIAVNTIAPIELTKQLIPNLRQSHNPRAIFIGALSGLDHCATIEVANTASKFGLRGAAQALRIALASEKIGITVINPGNIATPEVLEDIAAGRFQAQVPIPLADIISAVAWILSLSAAVDIGEITLYQKESELTKLV; this is encoded by the coding sequence ATGGATGCATCTTCGGTAAAGCGAAAAATTCTTGTGATTGGAGCCAGTCGGGGCATTGGTGCAGCCGTGGCAGAATATTTTGTCCAGCGGGGGGATGATGTTGTTTGCATCTCCAGAAGTCAGTCCACTGTTGGCCGATGGATTCAAGGGGATATCTCCACAGCTACAGGGATCACATCAGTTGTTGCGGAGATTGGCAATACCCCCGTTGATGCACTGTTATTTATGGGGGGAACCTGGGAGCAACAGGCCTTTACGAATCAATACGATTTCATCCATAGCCCTGATGCCGAAACCCGTTACGTTATTGCGGTCAATACCATTGCCCCCATTGAGTTGACGAAGCAGCTGATCCCCAATCTTAGGCAGTCCCATAACCCTAGGGCGATCTTTATCGGTGCCTTATCGGGCCTGGATCACTGTGCCACTATTGAAGTTGCTAACACCGCCTCCAAGTTTGGCCTAAGGGGAGCGGCCCAGGCCCTACGAATTGCTTTAGCTTCCGAGAAAATTGGCATCACAGTTATTAATCCAGGCAACATCGCCACCCCAGAAGTTCTAGAAGATATTGCCGCCGGAAGATTCCAGGCCCAAGTCCCGATTCCCTTGGCAGATATTATCTCAGCAGTAGCTTGGATTTTAAGCCTTTCTGCGGCCGTGGATATTGGTGAGATCACCCTGTATCAGAAAGAGTCAGAACTGACCAAACTGGTCTAA
- a CDS encoding DUF3574 domain-containing protein, translating to MNYKHLSITTIYLIISSFIAPTQAWETPLTRSETNQNSFGCPQQHPGLAWQRTELFFGLSRPNGSLITPAEFKGFLETEVTPRFKSGFTVIPAAGQYQDATGNILQEEAQILMIFHPGNNLNHQAIEAIRTTYKIKFQQESVIRVDQQTCVSF from the coding sequence ATGAATTACAAACACCTGAGCATTACCACCATTTATTTGATTATTTCGAGTTTTATTGCTCCCACCCAGGCCTGGGAAACTCCCCTAACCCGATCAGAAACAAATCAGAACAGTTTTGGATGTCCTCAACAACACCCCGGTCTGGCCTGGCAACGCACCGAGCTATTTTTTGGTCTCTCACGCCCCAATGGGAGTCTGATTACCCCAGCCGAGTTCAAAGGCTTTTTAGAAACTGAAGTCACGCCCCGCTTCAAAAGTGGCTTTACTGTGATTCCAGCCGCAGGACAGTATCAAGACGCAACGGGCAATATTCTTCAAGAAGAAGCTCAAATTCTGATGATCTTCCACCCAGGCAATAATCTCAATCACCAGGCCATTGAGGCTATCCGCACCACCTACAAAATCAAGTTTCAACAAGAATCCGTCATCCGAGTTGATCAACAAACCTGTGTTTCCTTCTAA